AGCGCAGTTGCTGGAGGTTCATGGAAAGCCGGTCTATATAGCCAATGGTTATTTAATACTAACATCAAAGTATTTTTCAATTCTATAGGCCGTCTTTACCATGCGCCTCACCATGGATGCGGCCTACACACTATCGGGATTCGTCGTCGGCGCCATCGTCGGTCTGACCGGCGTCGGCGGCGGCTCGCTCATGACGCCGCTGCTGGTGCTGCTGTTCGGCGTGCACCCGGCGACGGCGGTGGGCACCGACCTGCTCTACGCCGCCCTCACCAAGGCCGGCGGCACGGCGGTGCACGCCGGCCACCGCACGGTGGACTGGCGCATCACCGGGCGGCTGGCCGCCGGCAGCCTGCCGGCGGCGGCGTTGACGTTGGCTTCCGTCTGGTATTTCGACATCGATCACGCCCTCTTCTCGCACCTGATCTCGGGCGCGCTGGGCGTGGCGCTGCTGCTCACTGCCGCCGCCCTCGTCTTCAAGGCGCGCGTGCAGCGCTTCGCCCTCGCCCACCTGTCCGACGCCTGGCACACGCGCCGCGTCGGCCCGGCGACGGTCGCCGTCGGCGCGCTGCTCGGCGTGCTGGTCTCGCTCTCCTCGGTCGGCGCCGGCGCGCTCGGCGTCACGGCGCTGCTGTTCCTCTACCCGCAGCTTCCGGCGGTGCGCATCGTCGGCTCGGACCTCGCCCATGCCGTGCCGCTGACCCTGGTCGCCGGCCTCGGCCACTGGCTGCTCGGCAACATCGACTGGAGCCTGCTCGGCGCCCTGCTGCTCGGTTCGCTGCCCGGCATCTGGCTCGGCAGCCACTTCGCCGTGAAGGTGCCCGAGCGCTGGCTGCGCTCGGGCCTCGCCGCGCTGCTGGTTCTTATCGGAACAAAACTGGTTTTTTGAAAGGAAGCATCATGACGACCCCACTCGCCCCCCTCGCCGACGCCGACGAAATCGCCCACTACGAAGAGGCGCTCGCCCGCTACCTCGACCTGGAGCTCGACGCCGAGCGCTTCACCGCCCTGCGCCTGCAGCAGGGCGTGTACGGCCAGCGCCAGGAGGGCGTGAACATGGTGCGCATCAAGCTGCCCGGCGGCCGCCTCGATCCGGCGCGGCTGGCGGCCATCGCCGAGGTCACCGAGAAGCACGTGCCGCAGCAGGTGGCGCACGTCACGACGCGGCAGGACATCCAGCTGCACCACGTGCCGCTGGCCGAGACCGGCGCCGTGCTGCGCCGCCTGGCCGAGGACGGCGTGACGACGCGCGAGGCCTGCGGCAACACCATCCGCAACATCACCGCCTGCCCGCTCGCCGGCGCCTGCCCGCGCGAGCACACCGATGTCACTGCGCATCTCGATGGCGCCGTCGCGCACTTCCTGCGCAACCCGCTCAACCAGCAGATGCCGCGCAAGTTCAAGGTCAGCTTCTCCGGCTGCGAGGCCGACTGCGCCCAGGGACTGATCCACGACCTCGGCCTCGTCGCCACGCGAAAGGGCGAGCGCAGCGGCTTCACCGTCCTCGCCGGCGGCGGCCTCGGCCACAAGCCGCACGAGGCGATCACCGTCGCCGAGTTCATCGAGGAACAGGACCTGCTGCCGGCGATGGAAGCGGTGATCACCCTGCACAACAAGTACTCGGACCGCAGCAAGCGCGCCAAGTCGCGCATCAAGTTCCTGGTCGACCGCTTCGGCGAGGCCGGCTTCATCGCGCGCTTCGACGAGGAGTTCGCCCGCACGCGTGCGGCGCTGGCCGGCAAGCCGGCGCCGCGGGGCGAATGGCGCGCCACCGCGCGCGGCCCGGTGCCGGGCCCGGGCGCGCCGCGCGTCTTCTTCGCGCAGAAGCAGGCCGGCCTGCATGTCGTGCCCGTGTCCGCACCGCTCGGCCAGCTCACGGCCGCCCAGCTCGCCGGTCTCGCCGCGCTGCTCGGCGAATTCGGCCTCGACGATGTGCGCACGACGCAGGACCAGAACCTGATCGTGCTGAACGTGCCGGCGGCGCAGATCTCGGCGCTCACCGCGCGCCTGGGCGAGCTCGGCCTGAAGACGCCGCGGGCGGGCGACAACGTCGTCGCCTGCCCCGGCGCGTCGACCTGCCGCCTCGGCATCACCACCTCGATGCATGCCGCGCCGAAGCTCTCCGGCGGCCGGCACGACCTGCGCATCCGCGTCTCCGGCTGCCACAACGGCTGCGCCCAGCCGGAGTCGGGCGACATCGGCCTCTACGGCGAGGGCAAGCGCCAGCACGGCAAGCTGATCCCGCACTACCAGTTGTACTTCGGCGGCGACGGCACCAGCGCCTGCGGATCGATCGCCCTGAAGGGGCCGTCGGTCCCGTCGGCCCGCATCGAACAGGCCGTCGCGCGCGTGCAGAAGGCCTTCGACGAGGAGCGCGTCGAAGGCGAGCGTTTCTTCGGCTGGGCGCAGCGCCAGGGCGCCGCGCGTTTCCAGTCACTATTGGCCGACCTGACCCAGGTCTCGCGCTTCGAGCTGGCCAAGCTCTCGCGCGACCACGGCGACGCGGCGGACTTCCGCGTCGTCTCGCTCGGCGGCGGCGAGTGCGCCTCGGCCACCGACGTCGCCATCGGCCGCGCCTTCTTCGACGCCGCGCACGAGCGCGGGTACCGAGAAGCCTTCGTGTTCCAGCGCAAGCTCGAAGATGCGGCAGCCTGCGCCGAGGCGCAGCTCAGGCTGGTCGGCGAGGGGCTGGCCGGCTTCCTCGGCGGCGACAAGGCGAAGGAGCTCGCCGACATCGCCGCCGTGCTGCAGGGACTGACTTTTGCCGAAGCGCTGGGCGAGCGGCT
The window above is part of the Denitratisoma sp. genome. Proteins encoded here:
- a CDS encoding sulfite exporter TauE/SafE family protein, with protein sequence MDAAYTLSGFVVGAIVGLTGVGGGSLMTPLLVLLFGVHPATAVGTDLLYAALTKAGGTAVHAGHRTVDWRITGRLAAGSLPAAALTLASVWYFDIDHALFSHLISGALGVALLLTAAALVFKARVQRFALAHLSDAWHTRRVGPATVAVGALLGVLVSLSSVGAGALGVTALLFLYPQLPAVRIVGSDLAHAVPLTLVAGLGHWLLGNIDWSLLGALLLGSLPGIWLGSHFAVKVPERWLRSGLAALLVLIGTKLVF
- a CDS encoding nitrite/sulfite reductase, translated to MTTPLAPLADADEIAHYEEALARYLDLELDAERFTALRLQQGVYGQRQEGVNMVRIKLPGGRLDPARLAAIAEVTEKHVPQQVAHVTTRQDIQLHHVPLAETGAVLRRLAEDGVTTREACGNTIRNITACPLAGACPREHTDVTAHLDGAVAHFLRNPLNQQMPRKFKVSFSGCEADCAQGLIHDLGLVATRKGERSGFTVLAGGGLGHKPHEAITVAEFIEEQDLLPAMEAVITLHNKYSDRSKRAKSRIKFLVDRFGEAGFIARFDEEFARTRAALAGKPAPRGEWRATARGPVPGPGAPRVFFAQKQAGLHVVPVSAPLGQLTAAQLAGLAALLGEFGLDDVRTTQDQNLIVLNVPAAQISALTARLGELGLKTPRAGDNVVACPGASTCRLGITTSMHAAPKLSGGRHDLRIRVSGCHNGCAQPESGDIGLYGEGKRQHGKLIPHYQLYFGGDGTSACGSIALKGPSVPSARIEQAVARVQKAFDEERVEGERFFGWAQRQGAARFQSLLADLTQVSRFELAKLSRDHGDAADFRVVSLGGGECASATDVAIGRAFFDAAHERGYREAFVFQRKLEDAAACAEAQLRLVGEGLAGFLGGDKAKELADIAAVLQGLTFAEALGERLGRIAEALAGLVEAAEAEVKPIFTEIDRWIVDAAALCQAHDPQLDLRGALPAVPAVRKTELAAA